CTTTTACAATCGCAATGGAATCAATTACATAATTTTTTCCCGACACGCTTGTATCAATCGCCTGATAAAATCCATCATTGATACGTTTGAGAACATTCATTACGAACAAACGCAATTGTTCAAAATCTTCTGTCGTATCAACGCTGTATTTTTTCCAGTACGTCATAATGCTGTCGTAATAATTTGCAACTTCATTCAGCGTCATTCCTTTGAGTTGCCTTCCCGCAAGTTGAATTGTCGTATCAAGCACAAGCGAGCCAAGTCCGTACGGAGTAACGCCGCTATCGCTTGCAAGAAGATTAAGTTTGAACAACAATCCCTGCGCAATCGCAGGATTATTCAACTTCGTTTCAAACTTCAGCGATTTTGCAAGTTTCTTTTTTGTATTCTTTATCGGGTCGCGCAGATAATCGAAAGGATATGCTTGTCCGTTGTGGTCGCCCGTCATTCCTTTCGCAAGTTCTTTGGCTTTCTTCAAACTCATCCATGCGTATGCTTTTGCAGAATCCGTTCTGTCAATGCCGAGAAAAGTTCTTCCTTTCGGAAACAATGTTTTGGAAACCTGTTTGCGAAACGTTTCTTCAACGGCAGTCATCAGATTCGGATGTTCCACAAGCGTTCCTTTTTTGTATTTCAACTTCACTGCATCTTGTGTAAAATCCGAAATATTATGGCTGAACGTGCGGAATTTTCCCAAACCAAATCCCGAAACATAAACAGTATCTGGAGAACTTTCCGCATCGTGGACGAAAATAATTTCCGCGCTTCTGCGATTGGAACCAACAGGAGCAAACGTAACTGCAAATACTTTGCTTTTTCCTTTTGCAATGACAATTTCTCCCGCAGGTGAAACAGTAAATTCTTCATTCGAAGATGTAACGGAAATTATACCAAGATTTACAGGACTGAAATTGGTAATGGTGATAAATCCATCTTTGCTGCTTCCCTGCGCGACGGAGCCAAAATCGGACAGCACTGGATTTGCAGAAAACGCAAAATATTCAGAAGTAAATAGTACATCTGCCGTATCTGCGTAATGATGCATTGAGTTTTTATCTGTCGCAACAAAGGAAATCATTTCCGAACCCACCCAAAATTTATACGGCACATTAAATTCTGTGTAACCATCGTTATCAATTGCAGGAACAATATTCCCTGCGCTCATTTCAAAAGGATTTTGTGGCTCACCGATAACGTTATTGTTTTGGAAAAAAATTTTTTCCAAAACAGGATACGTTTTTTGCCGAAGCGAATCGTAAAACCAGAATGTAATTTCTTCCTCCTCTTCATTTGCATAAAGAGAAAGAAAATACAACCATTTTCCAACAGCGTAAATTGGTGAAGCAACTCCGCGAATTTCATCTCCCGAAAATGCAGCAAGCAAATTTCCATTTCCCGACGTCGGCAATCCTAACGAAGCAACTTCTGCAGTTACTGACATCGAATTTTGAAAATCATTCGGATTAATTTCCCATCGTGGTTTTTCTTCGCTCGGTCCCGACGGATGAAATATGTACTTCCATTCTACAGCATCACCATCGGATGAAGTGAGGTATTCATTCAAATCAATCGCATCGAACGCGCCGCCAATACGAATAGTCTGATTGGGAATTACACTTATTTGCGGAGGAACATCCAACGCGCGTACAGTGAATTTTGCAGTGTCCGTATCAAAGTAAGCGTGTGCAGTATTATCTGTCGCTTTAAATACCAGAAGTTCTGTTCCGATAAAATTTTCCGCTTGTGTTATCGAAACAATATTTCCTGTGCCAATCGAAACATTCAATTGCACATTTCCGCTTACGCTCCATTGTATTTCATCGTTATTGTATTCTGTGAGAAAAGAATCCAAATCAAACGTCAGAAAAGAATTTCCCTGTTCAATCGTTTGGTCGGGAATATTGCTCA
Above is a genomic segment from Ignavibacteria bacterium containing:
- a CDS encoding T9SS type A sorting domain-containing protein gives rise to the protein MSVTAEVASLGLPTSGNGNLLAAFSGDEIRGVASPIYAVGKWLYFLSLYANEEEEEITFWFYDSLRQKTYPVLEKIFFQNNNVIGEPQNPFEMSAGNIVPAIDNDGYTEFNVPYKFWVGSEMISFVATDKNSMHHYADTADVLFTSEYFAFSANPVLSDFGSVAQGSSKDGFITITNFSPVNLGIISVTSSNEEFTVSPAGEIVIAKGKSKVFAVTFAPVGSNRRSAEIIFVHDAESSPDTVYVSGFGLGKFRTFSHNISDFTQDAVKLKYKKGTLVEHPNLMTAVEETFRKQVSKTLFPKGRTFLGIDRTDSAKAYAWMSLKKAKELAKGMTGDHNGQAYPFDYLRDPIKNTKKKLAKSLKFETKLNNPAIAQGLLFKLNLLASDSGVTPYGLGSLVLDTTIQLAGRQLKGMTLNEVANYYDSIMTYWKKYSVDTTEDFEQLRLFVMNVLKRINDGFYQAIDTSVSGKNYVIDSIAIVKGNTSSGGKKNAYAMTLIKGKSVSEISILKQNATAKQVQLISSDKKILPNEFSLFQNYPNPFNPTTAIGFSLLAVGNVTLKIYNVLGQEVATLLNNELLEEGMHEVQFDASTLSSGMYFYRLTA